The Apium graveolens cultivar Ventura chromosome 10, ASM990537v1, whole genome shotgun sequence nucleotide sequence GATTTAGAAATGGAGGAAACGAGATTAGAGGATGAATGGAACGGATATAAATTTGATGGAAGGAGGAGATGATGAAGGATGGATGATAGTTATGAATGACGGCCGACTCTCGTTAGAAGAATATAATAGCAAAAAGAAAACTTATGAGCGGAAAAACCACAGAGTAACACGAGCGTAAAATCGGTCCATACTCCAGAAGCCTCAATCTagaagcttgaaactattttaaCCTGTTATATAACTGAGAAAACATACAATACTCAATCTTATCATCTGCAATCAGCTCAAAAGTATGAGACATCATTTTATATCTTACAAACTTTCATGTTTAGTAATTTCGTCGGAGTCGGAGATTACAGAAATCGTCAAGAAGCATTAAATTGAAGAAGGTAAATCAAATTAAAAGCAAGACTGTAAATATACAAGTCTAAAAATTTATGAAGGAAATTGTCAACTAAGAAATAAGCATTGAAAAATGTAAATCAAATTAAAAGCAAGACTGTAAATGTACAAGTTTAAAATTTTTAACAATTAGTCTTGACACGTTGCTACCGTCTACAGGAGTTCACCAAAATGGTCATCTATAGTTATCAAATTTCCATTCCAACCCCCAAATTAAATaactattataaaaaaaaaactCCAACTCAAGTTCGAGATTGTTTTTTTCCCCGCAATTGTGCTCTGCTCAACATTGATTGTTTTTTCCCCGCAATTGTGCTCTGCTCAACATTTTATGGACTGCAGAGATTCTTGAGGTCCTCTTCTTGGGCATACCAGCTAGGTATGATTTTCACAAGATGAGGATAGAGATCCTTGTAAGAATTTCTGATTGTTCCTTCTGCAACTCCAGTTGCAAGCGAAACATCTGCATTTACATTGAATTTTTCATATTCCTAAAGATCGAGTAACAACAGCTTGACACGTAAAGGAGTTATGCAAGCATAGTAGTGTGTAAGCAGAGGTAAATATATCACTGGCCTGAACCATACAGTGAAAATCACCATATAGAAAAACTCTAGCTGAACAAAATCATGGAACAGATCAAGCTGAACAAAATCATGGAACAGATCAATCCATTTCTTTAATAGGGAAATTTCCATCAAACACATCAGTATGCACCAAGTATCTAGTCCAAGTTGGTGCTTGGTCATACTCATACACAACTATGCAGAAGTTACCTTTCAGGGGTTTCTTCTCGTCTGAAAGCTGAGTTACAATATAAATAACTGCTGCAGCAATTGATATAGGGCTCCTCCTACAATAAAAAAAATGATCAATAATTTTAGTAAAAGATGCCAAGAGTACTTGGGGAAGATTAGCTTGCAGTTTCTTAAAAATCAATTGGATAAGCATCTAGGACCAGATCTAGCTTGATTATCTGGAAGCAGCTTCTAGGTCCAGTTAATGAGTTGCAAAAAAAACTATATTTCTAATACTCAAGCAAGTGTCAAGAGTTTATTCATAATGACAATTTGCCAATTCTGATGAGATGCAACATTACTCTTAAATGTTTCAAGTTCAGAGAGCAACTCAAAAATCCGCTACTATAAAAAAAAAAAGCAATCTTGGATCATATAATAATCGCAGAAGTGAAGGGAAGAACAATGGTTTTATAAGTTCATGTGCCTAGATTATATCTTGATATATGGTTTCAGGAAGGTATATCTCCAGAAAAAAAACAGCAACAATAATTTCTCGAACAAATACTGGAGCAGATTGTCTGCTAAAGAGATGTTAGAAAATGAACTGAAACTGTGATTGATCACAAAGACAGATAGCTCACCTAGATAAATATGAGTTCCTAATCAAAGTAGTTCCTAGTCTTGTTCACTTCACTTGCATTTAAAGATTAATTCATTATATGATTGCCATGTCATAGATTGTCATTGTATGGGTTCACTAATTTTTGGTTCACAGCCTGTAACCCGTCAGTGTCACTATACTTGTTAATACTTGACActaactacttttctatcatgaAGTATAACTGCGTCAAGTCAAAAAACTGTTGTCCCTGATTCTAGTATGTCCTGGCTATATTACAACCCCCCCCCCCCAATTTAATATAGTCTGCAACTCAGTTCCAGAATCTTGCTGCAATATCATATGGATAATCAATTGCACATCACAGAACACTTGATGATAGATGAAAAAATTGATTCAGTAAATGCCTGAAACAAGATTACAACATATAAAGAAACTACCTTATATCAAATTCTTCAGACTTTTGAACTGCTTCTTGGGCAGCTTTAACAGTTTGATTTGTCATACCAAGATTTGAGCAAAACCTCCTCTGCAGAACAGAAGCATGTCAATTGAAGCAGAGCAAGAACCAATAAAACTCCATTATAAAACTATGAAAGTGACAGACTAATATTGTGACCAACCAGATACCAAAACTTATTTTAAAGAAAGCTCACCATAAAATCCCCAGCATGTATTGTTCCCATCTCCACTGACTGACCCTTTTCCAGCTCAAGTTGCTTCACTATGTATTCCTTTGCTCGGCCAATTTCCTTCTTTGACGCTCCATTGGCAACAGAGCAAATTTCTAGTTTGAAATCCACAGGCTTAGGAAAGATCATTTGCACAGATAAAACAAGATGCATCCATATTATTGAAAAACGATCTTAGATTGTACCCTTAACAGTACGTGGCTTGTCTTCTTGCCTACAAGCGATATACAGGCATGCAGCCAATATTGCGTCCTGGTTTCTTCCTCGACTAGATTTCTGATCTTCTACCTTCTTGTAAATCTCATTAGCCCGATCCTTACATATACAATGGATAAATCATAAACAAGAAACAGAATCAATCAAGGCCAGGCGCTTATCAAAAACTTGTGCATACACATTTATACTGCAACAATAAAGCATTTGTTTATCAACTCAACATTTAAAGACACGGATTGGAAGGAGGAAGCTGCAATCATATGAATTATGATGTTAACTTTTAGCTTCATTACATCAATATGATTAGGATGAGAACCATGTGAAATGATATACTAGAATTGGGGGAAGAACCAGCGAGCACGGGAACCAATTTTTGATCAACATCATTATCCGAAGTTCCAAAAATAAATTGCAGgagaaaacataaaaaaaataaaaacaagaTATACAATTTAAGCGAGAAAAAATGAGGGAAACATTTAATAAAGATGTTCTTATtgcttagatatatatttcaaaattaaaataatcaaaaaatgaAAATGACATTACCAGAGAAGCTATTAGATTTTACAAACATAGTTTGGCTTAGGTAAAATTTATGACAATAATAACCCAAACAATCcaatattaatattttcaatcCAAATTTAACTTGTACAATGCCTAAATATTTGCACAATCAAAGACGTCAATGTTGAAACACAAGCATACCTTAATGGTCGCAACAAGGCCCAACCTGTAACGAAAAAAGCTGAATTAGCATTTATAAATTTCGAACTCTGATGACATATAGAAACCATGGGGAATATTATAAGAGGGATACAAGACATTGTACAATTAGTTGTATCAGGTACTAAACAAAATTCTTTGATGTTCAAAACCCATACAAGTCGTTTCTCAACAATTTCTGACTTGTGGTGAAAGATACGGAAAAGGTCAAAACACCAAATGCCGtgacattttatcaaacataAAATTTGAGAGCAACATGTTGACGCGCATACTAATAAGAGTATCAATTTAACTTCCACAAACTGAAAGAATGCACATACTTCCAGCTGCCTCCTAAAGAATcggaaaagaagaaaaaagactATAACATTAATTAAAACTTATGAGCTACGTTAGCACTCCAACCCCCAGAATAACTCATACCTAATAGGAATATAAATTTAGTACATAGTAAATCCAATGCACAATGCATATCCATCTTCCAATAAATGTTCAATATTATCTATAACTTGTTAGGAGAAACAAACAGGAGGGAGGAATCACATAGTGGTAAAAATGTAAAAGGTTTGTCTATAGATTAATAATTTATAGAGAGAGAGGAAGAACCGAAAATAAATGTGCGTGCGAGATAAAGTAGTTACTAGGTTTCATTTCGGATTTGCTCACCCCTAAAAAGGCGGTTTGCTTGTACTTCTATATTTGACCACATAGTAGACCGAATATCTTAAAGGATAAAATGTAATATTCAAGCTTGGATTGACTAGAAAAATTGCTACATATCTTTCTTAATAATTAATTCTGGAAACTGAAGCAACATTGTGCATACAATCACTAGAACCGAAAAATTGCCACAACTGAAAATACCATATTAGACCAATTTATACTAAGACTCTACTTCAAATTTAACCAAACTAATCAATCATAACATTCTTCAAACATAAAAGAATCCAAAAACAAAACCTCCTCTGCCAAGTTTTTACAGACTCTACACTCCCCGCCAATTTATTCACACGTCATGCAAGATCATTCAAAACACGAAATGACAAGGATCATTCAATTCGCTCATACAAAACATGACAAATTCAACACGGTACATACAAAAACAAGCAATTCACGTAATACTTCCCTTTATAATTCCAACACCTCATCAGCGATCATTTACTAATCCAGCATTCACAACTCAACACAAAACGACAATCTCAGCTCAGATAAACGAAATCCAAAAATATCCATACATATCAAATTACCGATCCAAACAACAAACATATATagtaacacacacacacacatattgcACATcctatacatacacacacacataataGACTCTATAAAACACGAAAACTCGAAAACACAAAGTTACGCAAGCAAATCAAAATCAACAACCTATCCGACATAGTAGCAATAGTTTTGAACGCCAAAATAAGCGAGCGATCCGGATTGGATCCCCGATTCTGCCAGCGGCCGAGAGAAGTGGTGAGAAAATCACTAGTAACACCATTAGGTTTAGAAATCACAGTAGACAATCCACCATCAGCAAGCAACGGATTAGTCGGACCTCCAACACGGACCGGGTCATTATCACCCGACTCGTTGGCGAAAGTGCGCCACTCGGATGTCTCGTCAATTGAATGAGACTCGAGAACGAGTCCGCACTCGGAACACACTGTGTCACCGGCCGAGTGATCGAATACGACCTCGGTGTTTTTCTTGCAATCGGAGCAATATGCGTCGGCCATTGAGGATTGAAAATTTAGAGGATTGTTTTGATTTTGTGCAGGTGAATTTGGGGAACTTGTGTTTGTTGGGATATTTTTGGGGGTAATATATATAGACGTCGAGGAGGATAATCGCGTGGGCTTTTTGCTACTAAATAAACTGCCTTTTAGGTTGCTAATTCGGGCCCAGTTTCGAGCACCGTAATTGAGGCAAACTGAGTTAGACACgttttttttttttgacaaaatattTTTGTTAAATTGCATCAATCAAAATTATAACTTAATTTCAATAGGAATAAAATTTCCATCCAAAAAAATACAGTCAGGATTAAACAAATAAACGAGCTAAGCAAATAGTCGCTTATGTTTTCAGACTGTTTAAC carries:
- the LOC141690086 gene encoding transcription initiation factor IIB-2, which produces MADAYCSDCKKNTEVVFDHSAGDTVCSECGLVLESHSIDETSEWRTFANESGDNDPVRVGGPTNPLLADGGLSTVISKPNGVTSDFLTTSLGRWQNRGSNPDRSLILAFKTIATMSDRLGLVATIKDRANEIYKKVEDQKSSRGRNQDAILAACLYIACRQEDKPRTVKEICSVANGASKKEIGRAKEYIVKQLELEKGQSVEMGTIHAGDFMRRFCSNLGMTNQTVKAAQEAVQKSEEFDIRRSPISIAAAVIYIVTQLSDEKKPLKDVSLATGVAEGTIRNSYKDLYPHLVKIIPSWYAQEEDLKNLCSP